A region from the Pseudomonadota bacterium genome encodes:
- the ptsP gene encoding phosphoenolpyruvate--protein phosphotransferase — translation APVLGFCTERGSRTSHTAIVAQSLGIPAVVGAPRLTLHVEAGDTVIVDGLDGVVIVRPDEEELRQYEAKAARYAALETRLRATRDQPVETIDGIPVEILANIELPGEAPLAVDYGASGIGLYRTEFLFLDRDAPPTEEEQVQTYAALVRSVGDRQVVFRTFDLGADKLMRDDQNRERNPALGLRAIRLGLRERQMFTAQLRALLRTAGVCNRELKVLLPMVSGIEEVREIRAIIGRERDAIGAAAGDLLVGCMIELPSAVLCADLLAKEVDFFSIGTNDLIQFCLAIDRSNDQVAYLYTPYHPSVLRAIEAVIAAGRGAGIPVAMCGGAAAELNLVPLLFGIGLRIFSVPPTMIPFIRAAVRSFSAAEAEDLAARARSSSIPSEIERLAERFMRGRMNGVP, via the coding sequence CGCGCCCGTGCTCGGGTTCTGCACGGAGAGAGGGTCGCGCACGAGCCACACCGCGATCGTCGCGCAGTCGCTCGGCATCCCCGCGGTCGTGGGCGCGCCGCGGCTCACCCTTCACGTCGAGGCGGGGGACACGGTGATCGTGGATGGGCTGGACGGCGTGGTCATCGTGCGCCCGGACGAGGAGGAGCTGCGCCAGTACGAGGCGAAGGCGGCGCGGTATGCGGCGCTCGAGACCCGCCTTCGGGCCACCCGGGATCAGCCGGTCGAGACGATCGACGGGATCCCGGTCGAAATCCTCGCGAACATCGAGCTGCCGGGCGAGGCGCCGCTCGCGGTCGACTACGGCGCGTCGGGCATCGGCCTCTACAGGACCGAGTTCCTGTTCCTCGATCGCGACGCGCCGCCGACCGAGGAGGAGCAGGTCCAGACGTACGCCGCGCTGGTCCGATCCGTCGGCGATCGGCAGGTCGTGTTCCGGACGTTCGATCTCGGCGCGGACAAGCTGATGCGCGACGATCAGAACCGCGAACGCAACCCGGCGCTCGGCCTCCGCGCGATCCGGCTCGGGCTGCGCGAGCGCCAGATGTTCACGGCGCAGCTCCGAGCCCTCCTGCGGACGGCGGGCGTATGCAATCGCGAGCTCAAGGTGCTCCTGCCGATGGTGAGCGGCATCGAGGAGGTTCGGGAGATCCGCGCCATCATCGGGCGGGAGCGCGACGCGATCGGGGCGGCGGCCGGCGACCTGCTCGTGGGCTGCATGATCGAGCTGCCGTCGGCGGTGCTGTGCGCGGATCTGCTCGCGAAGGAGGTCGACTTCTTCTCGATCGGGACGAACGACCTCATCCAGTTCTGCCTCGCGATCGACAGGAGCAACGATCAGGTCGCGTACCTTTACACGCCGTACCACCCGTCGGTGCTGCGGGCGATCGAGGCGGTGATCGCCGCGGGACGCGGCGCCGGGATCCCGGTCGCGATGTGCGGCGGCGCCGCGGCCGAGCTGAACCTCGTGCCGCTCCTGTTCGGGATCGGCCTGCGGATCTTCTCCGTGCCGCCGACGATGATCCCGTTCATCCGCGCGGCGGTCCGGTCGTTCTCGGCGGCCGAGGCCGAGGATCTCGCCGCCAGGGCGCGATCCTCGAGCATCCCGTCCGAGATCGAGCGCCTCGCCGAGCGGTTCATGCGCGGCAGGATGAACGGTGTGCCATGA
- a CDS encoding sulfatase-like hydrolase/transferase: MSGSVALRVVVSLAFAFIAACSTCKEKEQPQVVRGRPDVVIVSIDALRADRLGAYGYRIGTSPGLDAFAEESVVFDAHHSQAPATLPSHASLFTGLDPDHNGVLSNGFYRLGAGATTLAELLSGAGYRTGAVVASSVLSKEFGLDQGFASYDARFEASHRMPRIDAKTVTDRAVAWLDQRSSDESVLLFLHYFDTHKPNVAPSRFAFADRYDSDVAYVDEQLSRLFAELKRRGRYEGALVFVTADHGQSLGEHHLSGHTGILYEQTLHIPLIVHFPGGAERGLRVAALTRSVDVMPTALAAAGIAAPAGIDGIDLSGLARGEPERTPRESFALARIEILPQLDQVSLISGRWKLVSKTAFEPMDDQPLVEFPVQRPGSRIPAVLPDALVERVRRKAHEIAAGSPDVRQLFVLEADPAEERNVYGAYPEVARELEAKVEGRIRAKPGAPGGQCPLDDQIEEQLRALGYVF, translated from the coding sequence ATGAGCGGGAGCGTCGCACTTCGGGTCGTTGTTTCGCTCGCGTTCGCGTTCATCGCCGCCTGCTCGACGTGCAAAGAGAAGGAGCAGCCGCAGGTCGTGCGGGGACGCCCGGACGTCGTCATCGTCTCGATCGACGCGCTGCGGGCGGACAGGCTCGGCGCATACGGCTACCGGATAGGCACCTCGCCAGGGCTCGACGCCTTCGCCGAGGAGAGCGTGGTATTCGACGCGCACCACTCCCAGGCGCCGGCGACGCTTCCGTCGCACGCGTCGCTGTTCACCGGGCTCGATCCGGATCACAACGGCGTCCTCTCCAACGGGTTCTACAGGTTGGGCGCGGGCGCGACGACGCTCGCGGAGCTCTTGTCAGGCGCCGGCTATCGCACCGGGGCCGTCGTGGCGAGCAGCGTCCTCTCGAAGGAGTTCGGGTTGGACCAGGGGTTCGCGTCGTACGACGCCCGGTTCGAAGCGAGCCACCGGATGCCTCGGATCGACGCGAAGACCGTGACAGATCGTGCAGTCGCTTGGTTGGATCAGCGGAGCAGCGACGAGAGCGTCCTCCTATTCTTGCACTATTTCGACACGCATAAACCGAACGTTGCGCCGAGCCGCTTCGCGTTCGCAGACCGGTACGATTCGGACGTGGCCTACGTCGACGAACAGCTCTCGCGCCTGTTCGCCGAGCTGAAGCGGCGCGGTCGCTATGAAGGCGCGCTCGTCTTCGTGACCGCGGATCACGGCCAGAGCCTCGGCGAGCACCACCTCTCTGGGCACACGGGCATCCTCTACGAGCAGACGCTCCACATCCCTTTGATCGTGCACTTCCCCGGCGGAGCTGAGCGCGGGCTGCGCGTCGCGGCGTTGACGCGATCCGTAGACGTCATGCCGACCGCGCTCGCGGCGGCGGGGATCGCGGCTCCGGCCGGGATCGACGGCATCGACCTGTCCGGGCTGGCGCGCGGCGAGCCCGAGCGAACGCCGCGGGAATCGTTCGCCCTCGCACGCATCGAGATCCTGCCCCAGCTAGATCAGGTCTCACTCATCTCCGGGCGCTGGAAGCTGGTGTCGAAGACGGCGTTCGAGCCGATGGACGATCAGCCTCTTGTCGAATTTCCGGTCCAGAGGCCGGGCTCGAGGATCCCTGCCGTCCTCCCGGACGCGCTGGTCGAGAGGGTTCGGCGAAAGGCGCACGAGATCGCGGCCGGCAGCCCGGACGTGCGGCAGCTGTTCGTTCTCGAGGCGGATCCCGCCGAGGAGAGGAACGTCTACGGGGCCTATCCGGAAGTGGCGCGGGAGCTCGAGGCGAAGGTGGAAGGGCGTATCCGCGCGAAGCCCGGTGCGCCGGGGGGCCAGTGCCCGCTCGATGACCAGATCGAGGAGCAGCTGCGCGCCCTCGGCTACGTGTTCTAG
- a CDS encoding transglycosylase domain-containing protein, whose translation MKRRVAAWAKRLALAALGVAALACGVAAVAVLCFPYPVGALSPDTGGPLVLVDRAGNTLRRVESADGRPGRDGWVRLDEIRSHALLALIASEDRRFFLHAGVDPVGIARAAWLNLRGGKIGYGGSTITMQLMRMIHSPGEERSLANKIEESILALRLERALGKKEILEQYVNRAYFGRGAYGIEAAARTYFGKSATALSSGEATLLAALPRSPALYDPLRHLDRALARRDHVLDLLETRGQISEDEARRIRAERIDPQLRGVEILAPHFCDWVLATLPADVRARGGVVETTLDLSLQKRLERRLAAHVRDLGGRGLEQAGLVVLDTRTGAVLAMVGSQGVESDGGQLNIATRRRHPGSALKPFVYALALEAGASPATLAADMRDVESGYTVTKVTQRERGPVRYREALAGSYNLAAVHVLEEVGEERLITLLRRAGVGEVPGEADAYGPRLALGATRVRLVDLAAGYGFLARGGRVVRPSAVRGARLTGGARWQPSSAPEVELFSSATAWLVMDVLSDAEARRPMFGDALPVDDLPFDVAFKTGTSRGFADTVAIGVTEQVTVAAWAGNFSGRPTHGLIAMDAAAPLVRAGLLLAADGRRLTLPERPAAVVAADICPLSGELASKDCPHAKREHFAIGSAPKRACSWHVRVGDRVETRYPPDVAAFMEREAHAGGRGLDQTR comes from the coding sequence GTGAAACGCCGCGTCGCGGCATGGGCGAAGCGTCTCGCGCTGGCCGCGCTCGGCGTCGCGGCCCTGGCCTGCGGCGTTGCTGCCGTAGCGGTGCTCTGCTTCCCCTACCCCGTCGGCGCGCTCTCGCCCGACACCGGCGGTCCCCTCGTCCTCGTCGATCGCGCGGGGAACACCCTGCGCCGCGTTGAAAGCGCGGACGGGCGGCCCGGACGGGACGGCTGGGTCCGCCTCGACGAGATCCGCTCGCACGCCCTGCTCGCGCTCATCGCCTCCGAGGATCGGCGCTTCTTCCTCCACGCCGGGGTCGACCCCGTCGGGATCGCCCGCGCCGCGTGGCTGAACCTGCGGGGCGGGAAGATCGGCTACGGCGGCTCGACGATCACGATGCAGCTCATGCGGATGATCCACTCGCCGGGCGAGGAGCGCTCGCTCGCGAACAAGATCGAGGAGTCGATCCTCGCGCTTCGGCTGGAGCGCGCCCTCGGCAAGAAGGAGATCCTCGAGCAGTACGTCAACCGCGCGTACTTCGGCCGCGGCGCCTACGGCATCGAGGCGGCCGCACGCACGTACTTCGGCAAGTCCGCGACCGCGCTGAGCTCCGGGGAGGCGACGCTGCTCGCCGCCCTGCCCCGCTCCCCGGCGCTGTACGATCCGCTGCGGCACCTCGATCGCGCGCTCGCGCGCCGCGATCACGTCCTCGACCTGCTCGAGACGCGCGGGCAGATCTCCGAGGACGAGGCGCGCAGGATCCGCGCCGAGCGCATCGATCCGCAGCTCCGTGGGGTCGAGATCCTCGCGCCCCACTTCTGCGACTGGGTGCTCGCGACGCTGCCGGCCGACGTGCGCGCCCGGGGCGGGGTCGTCGAGACGACGCTCGACCTTTCCCTTCAGAAGCGGCTCGAGCGCAGGCTCGCGGCGCACGTCCGCGACCTCGGGGGCCGGGGGCTCGAGCAGGCCGGTCTCGTCGTGCTCGACACGCGGACGGGCGCGGTGCTCGCGATGGTCGGCTCCCAGGGCGTCGAGTCCGACGGCGGGCAGCTGAACATCGCGACGCGGCGCCGCCACCCGGGCTCCGCCCTCAAGCCGTTCGTCTACGCGCTGGCGCTCGAGGCCGGCGCGAGCCCGGCGACGCTCGCCGCCGACATGCGGGACGTGGAGTCGGGCTACACCGTGACCAAGGTCACGCAGAGGGAGCGCGGCCCGGTGCGGTACCGCGAGGCGCTCGCGGGGTCGTACAACCTCGCCGCGGTGCACGTCCTTGAGGAGGTGGGCGAGGAGCGGCTCATCACGCTCCTCCGGCGCGCCGGGGTCGGCGAGGTGCCCGGCGAGGCGGACGCGTACGGCCCGCGGCTCGCGCTCGGCGCGACGCGCGTGCGCCTCGTCGATCTCGCGGCGGGTTACGGCTTCCTCGCGCGCGGCGGGCGGGTCGTGCGCCCGAGCGCCGTGCGGGGCGCCCGGCTCACTGGCGGCGCCCGATGGCAGCCATCGAGCGCCCCGGAGGTCGAGCTGTTCTCCTCCGCGACCGCCTGGCTCGTGATGGACGTGCTCTCGGACGCGGAGGCGAGGCGTCCGATGTTCGGTGACGCGCTCCCGGTGGACGATCTGCCGTTCGACGTCGCCTTCAAGACCGGAACGTCACGCGGCTTCGCCGACACCGTCGCGATCGGCGTCACCGAGCAGGTCACGGTCGCCGCGTGGGCCGGGAACTTCTCGGGCCGGCCGACGCACGGGCTCATCGCCATGGACGCCGCGGCGCCGCTCGTCCGCGCCGGGCTCCTGCTCGCGGCGGACGGGCGCAGGCTCACCCTGCCCGAACGGCCCGCCGCGGTGGTCGCCGCCGACATCTGCCCGCTCTCGGGCGAGCTCGCCTCGAAAGACTGCCCGCACGCCAAGCGCGAGCACTTCGCGATCGGGAGCGCGCCGAAGAGGGCGTGCTCGTGGCACGTCCGGGTGGGCGATCGCGTCGAGACGCGCTACCCGCCCGACGTCGCCGCGTTCATGGAGCGCGAGGCGCACGCCGGCGGGCGGGGGCTGGATCAGACAAGATGA